The Ornithinimicrobium faecis genome includes a window with the following:
- the aroB gene encoding 3-dehydroquinate synthase: MRSISVGGRYGVHIGVGALTRLAEHVSEGRRVMVIHQRGRTDLVAEVVEAVRAAGGEPHVHEVPDAEAAKDVRVLAGAWGALGQAGFTRNDLVVGVGGGAATDLAGFVAASWLRGVDVVQLPTSLLGVVDAAVGGKTGINTAEGKNLVGAFHEPRAVLCDPTWMGSMARADFVSGLAEVIKCGFIADPAILKLVEADPAAACEASAPVVSELIARAVQVKADVVENDLTEAGIREILNYGHTFAHAIEQVEDYRWRHGDAVAVGMIFAAELAVRSGVLGQDVLDRHRTVLSAVGLPTSYAGSGWEPLRRAMGRDKKARGATLRFIVLSAVGSPQRLEGPDEQVLIEAFEAVAAP, from the coding sequence ATACGCAGCATCTCGGTCGGTGGACGCTATGGCGTCCACATCGGGGTCGGTGCGCTGACCCGACTGGCCGAGCACGTGAGCGAGGGGCGACGGGTCATGGTGATCCACCAGCGCGGGCGCACCGACCTGGTGGCCGAGGTGGTGGAGGCTGTGCGAGCCGCCGGTGGCGAGCCGCACGTGCACGAGGTCCCGGACGCGGAGGCCGCCAAGGACGTCAGGGTGCTGGCCGGTGCCTGGGGTGCGCTCGGGCAGGCAGGGTTCACCCGCAACGACCTGGTGGTTGGCGTCGGGGGAGGGGCGGCCACGGACCTGGCCGGTTTTGTCGCGGCGAGCTGGCTGCGAGGGGTTGACGTCGTGCAGTTGCCGACCTCGCTGCTCGGTGTCGTCGATGCGGCCGTTGGCGGCAAGACCGGCATCAACACGGCTGAGGGCAAGAACCTGGTCGGTGCCTTCCACGAGCCGCGAGCGGTGCTGTGTGATCCGACGTGGATGGGCTCGATGGCTCGGGCTGACTTTGTGTCCGGTCTCGCTGAGGTCATCAAGTGCGGCTTCATCGCTGACCCCGCGATCCTGAAGCTGGTCGAGGCCGACCCGGCTGCCGCGTGCGAGGCGAGCGCCCCGGTGGTCAGTGAGTTGATCGCCCGGGCCGTGCAGGTCAAGGCCGATGTGGTCGAGAACGATCTGACCGAGGCTGGCATCCGCGAGATCCTCAACTACGGCCACACCTTCGCCCATGCGATCGAGCAGGTCGAGGACTATCGCTGGCGCCACGGTGACGCCGTCGCCGTGGGCATGATCTTTGCCGCTGAGTTGGCGGTGCGGTCCGGTGTTCTGGGCCAGGACGTGCTGGATCGGCACCGGACCGTGCTGTCCGCGGTGGGACTGCCCACCAGTTATGCGGGCAGCGGCTGGGAGCCGCTGCGCCGGGCGATGGGGCGGGACAAGAAGGCGCGGGGCGCGACCCTGCGCTTCATTGTGCTGTCCGCTGTGGGGTCTCCGCAGCGGCTCGAAGGCCCCGACGAGCAGGTGCTCATCGAGGCCTTCGAGGCAGTGGCTGCGCCCTGA
- a CDS encoding phosphotransferase produces the protein MNRPIPLTDRQWTASLTDESLPVLPELLTDQVPGPLAAVAAAAGGSVTAVVVSQVTWWPGRSATVSWDSIIEGGSLAGRATFVGTTLKAPPEAVTVGDGEESVAVWRVPHDPFLPALAHVLQPEVAASVVAGLGGQITEPHTRLRAYRPSRRAVIEVTGQGHKVYLKLVKPRRLAALHQRHLDLEGVLPVPEPLGINRDLGLLAMRSMTGSTLRDVLEDPNGRLPRPEVIAGLPGTLPRLARTADVHSSIEALPRVAELLRRLLPMEADRIDRLEEAIGTDDVTDRVPAHGDYHEAQLLVEDGRVSGILDVDTLGVARPGDDPGTMLGHLAVWHTMSAQPDRIAAYATDLQQRWESTLDPRDLRLRAAARILGLAAGPFRVQQEGWPVETSRRLALAEQWVQSAESA, from the coding sequence ATGAACCGGCCCATCCCGCTCACCGACCGGCAGTGGACCGCCTCCCTGACCGACGAGTCCCTCCCGGTGCTTCCGGAGCTGCTCACCGACCAGGTGCCCGGCCCACTGGCCGCTGTGGCAGCCGCCGCGGGCGGCAGTGTCACTGCCGTGGTGGTGAGCCAGGTGACCTGGTGGCCCGGGCGGAGTGCCACGGTCTCCTGGGACAGCATCATCGAGGGTGGTTCACTGGCCGGTCGAGCAACCTTCGTCGGCACGACGCTGAAGGCACCACCCGAGGCCGTCACGGTCGGCGACGGCGAGGAGAGCGTCGCGGTCTGGCGCGTGCCGCACGACCCGTTCCTGCCGGCGCTGGCCCACGTGCTGCAGCCCGAGGTCGCTGCCTCCGTCGTGGCGGGTCTGGGTGGGCAGATCACCGAGCCGCACACCCGGCTGCGGGCCTACCGGCCCAGTCGCCGAGCAGTCATCGAGGTCACCGGGCAGGGCCACAAGGTCTATCTGAAACTGGTGAAACCACGCCGGCTCGCTGCCCTGCACCAGCGGCACCTCGACCTCGAGGGTGTTCTGCCGGTGCCCGAGCCGCTGGGGATCAACCGCGACCTGGGGTTGCTGGCGATGCGCAGCATGACGGGATCGACGTTGCGCGACGTCCTCGAGGACCCGAACGGCCGGCTGCCGCGTCCTGAGGTCATTGCCGGGCTGCCGGGCACGCTGCCGAGGTTGGCCAGGACCGCTGACGTGCACTCCTCGATCGAGGCCCTGCCGCGGGTGGCCGAGCTGTTGCGGCGCCTGCTCCCGATGGAGGCCGACCGGATCGACCGGCTCGAGGAGGCGATTGGCACCGACGACGTCACGGACCGGGTGCCCGCCCACGGCGACTACCACGAGGCGCAGCTGCTCGTCGAGGATGGACGGGTCAGCGGCATCCTCGACGTGGACACCCTTGGCGTCGCACGTCCCGGCGACGATCCCGGCACGATGCTCGGACACCTGGCCGTCTGGCACACGATGTCCGCACAGCCGGATCGGATCGCGGCGTATGCCACCGACCTCCAGCAGCGGTGGGAGTCCACCCTGGACCCGCGGGACCTCCGGCTGCGTGCCGCCGCACGCATCCTGGGACTGGCTGCCGGCCCGTTCCGCGTGCAACAGGAGGGCTGGCCCGTGGAGACCTCCCGGCGATTGGCCCTGGCTGAGCAGTGGGTGCAGTCCGCCGAGTCAGCCTGA
- a CDS encoding FMN-binding glutamate synthase family protein, with protein MSWSKTLGIGAAGLAAVATHDLLQRRHAILRTFPVVGHARYLLEKVGPELRQYIVTDNDEERPFNRDQRRFIYASSKLENPYFGFGTDNNVERDEGYAVLKHRTFAPVSPSTLVHSGEHDVLPCAKVMGAARGRRLAFRPQSVINVSAMSYGSLSAPAVASLNRGCAEAGVLHNTGEGGISEHHRQGGDLIFQIGTAYFGCRDEDGAFSLDKLKALVASAPVRAIEVKLSQGAKPGLGGMLPQAKITDEIAQIRGIRKDRDCASPSRHAEFDSVDTMLDWIELIADETGLPVGIKSAVGDLQFWEHLAEQMATTDRGVDFITIDGGEGGTGAAPLSFADSVALPFRLGFPRVYRLFAERGLADQIVFIGAGKLGLPDNAAVAFALGADMVNVAREAMISIGCIQAQRCHDDHCPTGVATQNAWLTRGIDVPLKASRAANYLRAWRREMLKLAEACGVVHPALLDADDIEILLGTRSATPLREVVGYEPGWALPNQEQCAALQTLMATASRGGSAQRSATSR; from the coding sequence ATGAGTTGGAGCAAGACCCTCGGAATCGGAGCGGCCGGGCTGGCTGCCGTCGCCACCCACGATCTGCTGCAGCGCCGACACGCCATCCTGCGGACCTTCCCGGTCGTCGGCCACGCGCGCTATCTCCTGGAGAAGGTGGGTCCGGAGCTGCGGCAGTACATCGTCACCGACAACGACGAGGAACGGCCGTTCAACCGGGACCAACGCCGGTTCATCTATGCCAGCTCCAAGCTGGAGAACCCCTATTTTGGCTTCGGCACCGACAACAACGTCGAGCGTGACGAGGGCTATGCGGTGCTCAAGCACCGCACGTTCGCCCCGGTCTCCCCCAGCACGTTGGTCCACTCCGGCGAGCATGACGTGCTGCCGTGCGCGAAGGTGATGGGTGCCGCGCGCGGTCGCCGCCTGGCCTTCCGGCCGCAGTCGGTGATCAATGTGTCCGCCATGAGCTACGGCTCCCTGTCCGCACCTGCCGTCGCATCCCTCAACCGGGGGTGCGCCGAGGCCGGCGTGCTGCACAACACCGGTGAGGGCGGCATCTCGGAGCACCATCGCCAGGGCGGCGACCTGATCTTCCAGATCGGCACGGCCTATTTCGGCTGCCGGGACGAGGACGGGGCCTTCAGCCTGGACAAGCTCAAGGCGCTGGTGGCCTCGGCTCCGGTGCGCGCGATCGAGGTCAAGCTCAGTCAGGGCGCGAAGCCGGGGCTGGGCGGCATGCTCCCGCAGGCCAAGATCACCGACGAGATCGCGCAGATCCGGGGCATCCGCAAGGACCGCGACTGTGCCAGTCCCTCCCGCCACGCCGAGTTCGACTCGGTCGACACGATGCTCGACTGGATCGAGCTGATCGCGGACGAGACCGGCCTGCCGGTCGGCATCAAGTCGGCGGTGGGTGACCTGCAGTTCTGGGAGCACCTGGCCGAGCAGATGGCCACGACCGACCGTGGCGTGGACTTCATCACCATCGACGGTGGCGAGGGCGGCACCGGCGCCGCCCCGCTGTCCTTCGCCGACTCGGTCGCGCTGCCCTTCCGCCTCGGCTTCCCACGGGTCTACCGGCTCTTCGCTGAGCGCGGTCTGGCCGACCAGATCGTCTTCATCGGCGCAGGCAAACTGGGGCTGCCGGACAACGCCGCGGTCGCCTTCGCCCTCGGCGCGGACATGGTCAACGTCGCACGCGAGGCGATGATCTCGATCGGCTGCATCCAGGCCCAGCGCTGTCACGACGACCACTGCCCCACCGGCGTCGCCACGCAGAACGCCTGGCTGACCCGCGGCATCGACGTGCCGCTCAAGGCGAGCCGCGCTGCGAACTATCTGCGGGCCTGGCGCCGGGAGATGCTCAAGCTCGCCGAGGCCTGCGGCGTCGTGCACCCGGCCCTGCTCGACGCCGATGACATCGAGATCCTGCTCGGGACCCGCAGCGCGACGCCGCTGCGCGAGGTCGTCGGCTATGAGCCGGGTTGGGCGCTGCCCAATCAGGAGCAGTGCGCCGCCCTGCAGACCCTGATGGCAACCGCCTCACGCGGTGGCAGCGCGCAGCGGTCGGCGACCTCCCGATGA
- the nusB gene encoding transcription antitermination factor NusB, giving the protein MAARTKARKRALEILFEAEARELNIGQLLAERVAAPTTQHPLPEYTVTLVEGVLAHWGEINEVLETYSQGWQLERMPSVDRAALRVATWEIVWNDEVPDPVAISEAVELVTGMSTDESPKFVNGLLARVSDVKATLA; this is encoded by the coding sequence GTGGCAGCACGCACCAAGGCGCGCAAACGGGCGCTGGAGATCCTGTTCGAGGCGGAGGCCCGCGAGCTCAACATCGGTCAGTTGCTGGCCGAGCGGGTCGCCGCGCCGACGACCCAGCACCCGCTCCCGGAATACACCGTGACCCTCGTGGAGGGCGTCCTGGCCCACTGGGGCGAGATCAACGAGGTCCTGGAGACCTACAGCCAGGGCTGGCAGTTGGAGCGCATGCCCTCGGTCGATCGCGCTGCCCTGCGCGTCGCAACCTGGGAGATCGTCTGGAACGACGAGGTGCCCGACCCGGTCGCGATCTCTGAGGCCGTCGAGCTCGTCACGGGCATGTCCACCGACGAGTCCCCGAAGTTCGTCAACGGCCTGCTGGCCCGCGTCTCCGACGTCAAGGCCACCCTCGCCTAA
- a CDS encoding type II 3-dehydroquinate dehydratase → MSQPVSPTRHVLVLSGPNLAALGSREPEIYGTLTLDDIQRQVVEQAEELGLQATCRQTDDEGELVGWLHEAAVAGWDVILNPAAFTHYSYAVGDACAHLAGMGSRLIEVHLSNPASRETFRHTSVVARSATGTIAGFGAASYLLALRALAGH, encoded by the coding sequence GTGTCCCAACCAGTCAGTCCAACACGCCACGTCCTGGTCCTCAGCGGCCCCAACCTCGCGGCCCTGGGCAGCCGCGAGCCAGAGATCTACGGCACGCTGACCCTCGACGACATCCAGCGGCAGGTGGTCGAGCAGGCTGAGGAGCTGGGGCTGCAGGCCACCTGCCGGCAGACCGATGACGAGGGTGAGCTGGTCGGGTGGCTGCACGAGGCGGCGGTGGCTGGCTGGGACGTCATCCTGAACCCTGCGGCGTTCACCCACTACTCGTATGCCGTGGGAGACGCGTGCGCGCACCTGGCCGGGATGGGGTCCCGGCTCATCGAGGTGCACCTGTCGAACCCCGCCTCCCGCGAGACCTTCCGGCACACCTCGGTCGTCGCGCGTTCGGCGACCGGCACGATCGCCGGCTTCGGGGCCGCCTCCTACCTGCTCGCCCTCCGTGCCCTCGCCGGTCATTAG
- the efp gene encoding elongation factor P produces MATTNDLKNGMVLSMDQGLWQVLEFQHVKPGKGPAFVRTKLKNVTSGKIIDKTFNAGTKVETATVDRSDFEYLYNDGTDFIFMDSKSYEQIPVSAEIMGSAKDYLLENGQAMIAQHEGAVLYVELPPSVVLEITHTDPGLQGDRSTGGTKPATLETGAEIQVPLFLESGTKVKVDTRDGSYLGRVND; encoded by the coding sequence GTGGCAACCACGAACGACCTCAAGAACGGCATGGTCCTGTCGATGGACCAGGGGCTGTGGCAGGTGCTGGAGTTCCAGCACGTCAAGCCCGGCAAGGGACCGGCCTTCGTGCGGACCAAGCTCAAGAACGTCACGTCGGGCAAGATCATCGACAAGACGTTCAACGCCGGCACCAAGGTCGAGACCGCCACGGTTGACCGCAGCGACTTCGAGTACCTCTACAACGACGGCACCGACTTCATCTTCATGGACAGCAAGTCCTACGAGCAGATCCCGGTGTCTGCGGAGATCATGGGCTCGGCCAAGGACTACCTGCTGGAGAACGGTCAGGCGATGATCGCCCAGCACGAGGGCGCCGTCCTGTATGTCGAGCTCCCGCCGAGCGTCGTCCTGGAGATCACCCACACCGACCCGGGCCTGCAGGGCGACCGCTCCACCGGTGGCACCAAGCCGGCGACCCTCGAGACTGGCGCCGAGATCCAGGTGCCGCTGTTCCTGGAGTCCGGCACGAAGGTCAAGGTGGACACCCGCGACGGGTCCTACCTCGGCCGTGTGAACGACTGA